One region of Chryseobacterium sp. SORGH_AS_0447 genomic DNA includes:
- a CDS encoding ATP-binding protein: MSARLLLFLFTLLCLSLHSQEYNLTRYNTDNGLPQNSVKDIVKDKYGFIWLTTENGVVRYDGSAFLAFKDFPINNQRFTFFYGDVQKDSILTGAGYHTILLNRRTAKVFKDLHHSGVRYTYSRNHVLSHVNYNYHPKQGGPFHLTMKEGHYFITDSSVTYVHPSSLKEVSLSLNTVFKNKLTLFTLNEKLYHIDYASGKVYRITNGRITAGYDMPFLADNSSAILWSQITNSVFIIKDQKIYSLSYEKNYFRITLLADLSNLHIQHLTCAYYDTMYNKLYLGSSIEGLTVLNFHQFSSTKENSATNTVFYSTLPYNNTSVITPLGQIYSRRGLLGDKAFDTDSQYFISYDQDKNIIVQDSGKVYAYLNSSSFSTRNLIIKTSNTLVDFLYDQKRYYTVTRPSLRQYSGGNLLVYKDRSFKMPERIIPLDSEPTKLFRADGFLWVGTIHGLIKISLKTYKKNNIATGKDFYVRNIIRSNDGNLWITTLGKGFYLLKNDTLIRMPLDTDKNLLSAHTILEDKKQFFWIPTNNGLYKVRERKLLEFANDRNQEVSYYRYTKDAGFNTNEFNGGSNICGNILNNGDFVLPSLDGLVFFNPLKTKSMYPKDFYLERALIDGKEIRFSKSLTVDQEVEKIDIFIDVPYFSNRNNVIIKLKRGPDKRWENVEQGMKLSISNPSYGDHLYTIKVLTSDNETYIYKKIHIVVTPYFYQTIWFKIVSLILIAMIIIFIIRMRTRILKNKNLVLEDIIEARTKKLSATVESLEKTKNQLNNEIEQQKKLIGTITHDITTPIKFIAFAAQDILENDRHDQEKLRRILTSISKSSSQLYNFTLALKEYADIYNNYRSDTKELYRLYDLIQEKKKLFDPIAGNSNTVISNEVDPNIYLDINKNTLSVIIHNLLDNAVKFTQKGSIRIASEITGDTTVIIIRDNGIGMSPSQIEYYTSLHKNIDDEKLLLQKYGMGLHLVLQLIHILDGKIELENNIPSGTVFKIILKTLTNE, encoded by the coding sequence TTGTCCGCGAGACTGTTGCTTTTTCTTTTTACTCTTCTCTGTCTGTCACTGCACAGTCAGGAGTATAACCTTACCCGCTACAATACAGATAACGGCCTGCCCCAGAATAGTGTAAAAGATATTGTAAAAGATAAATACGGATTTATCTGGCTTACCACAGAGAACGGCGTTGTTCGTTATGACGGGTCTGCATTTCTGGCCTTTAAAGATTTTCCGATTAACAATCAACGGTTTACTTTTTTCTATGGCGATGTTCAGAAAGACAGTATCCTGACGGGTGCCGGTTATCATACCATTTTGCTCAACAGAAGAACGGCAAAGGTTTTTAAAGACCTGCATCATTCCGGCGTTCGGTATACATATAGCCGTAATCATGTGCTTTCTCACGTCAACTACAACTACCATCCCAAACAGGGAGGTCCCTTTCATCTGACGATGAAAGAAGGGCATTATTTTATTACCGATTCGTCTGTTACCTACGTGCATCCTTCCTCCCTGAAAGAGGTGTCGTTATCACTCAACACGGTTTTTAAAAACAAATTAACCCTTTTCACTCTTAATGAAAAGCTTTATCATATCGATTATGCCTCAGGAAAAGTTTACAGAATAACAAACGGAAGGATTACCGCTGGATATGATATGCCTTTTTTAGCGGATAACAGCAGCGCTATTTTATGGAGCCAGATCACCAACTCCGTATTCATCATTAAAGACCAGAAAATATACAGTCTTTCTTATGAGAAAAATTATTTCAGGATTACCCTGCTGGCAGATCTGAGCAATCTCCATATTCAGCATCTCACCTGTGCGTATTACGATACAATGTACAACAAGCTGTACTTGGGAAGCAGTATCGAAGGCCTGACAGTTCTGAATTTCCATCAGTTTTCTTCAACAAAAGAAAACAGTGCCACCAATACGGTGTTCTACTCTACCCTGCCCTATAATAATACCAGTGTCATCACCCCGCTCGGACAGATATACAGCCGGAGAGGCCTGCTGGGCGATAAAGCATTCGATACGGACAGTCAGTATTTTATCAGCTACGACCAGGATAAAAATATCATCGTTCAAGATTCGGGAAAAGTGTATGCTTATCTGAATTCATCTTCTTTTTCAACCCGGAATTTAATTATTAAAACCTCAAACACATTAGTAGACTTTCTGTATGATCAGAAACGGTATTATACAGTTACCCGGCCTTCATTAAGGCAGTATAGCGGAGGGAACCTGCTGGTTTACAAAGACCGGTCTTTCAAAATGCCGGAAAGAATTATTCCGCTGGATTCGGAGCCGACCAAGCTTTTCAGGGCCGACGGTTTCCTTTGGGTCGGAACGATTCACGGGCTCATCAAAATCTCTTTAAAAACATACAAAAAAAATAATATCGCAACCGGTAAAGATTTTTATGTACGAAATATAATCCGCAGCAACGACGGCAACCTGTGGATTACCACACTAGGAAAAGGGTTTTACCTTCTTAAAAACGATACGCTTATCAGGATGCCTTTGGATACTGATAAAAATTTACTGTCCGCCCATACGATATTGGAAGATAAGAAACAATTTTTTTGGATTCCAACCAATAACGGGCTGTACAAAGTACGGGAACGAAAACTTCTGGAATTTGCTAATGACAGGAACCAGGAAGTAAGTTATTACAGGTATACGAAAGATGCGGGATTCAATACCAACGAATTTAATGGTGGAAGCAACATCTGCGGTAATATCTTAAACAATGGAGATTTTGTTTTACCGTCGCTCGATGGGCTTGTTTTCTTCAATCCACTGAAAACAAAAAGCATGTATCCGAAAGATTTTTATCTGGAAAGGGCCTTGATCGACGGAAAAGAAATTCGATTCTCAAAAAGTTTAACCGTTGACCAGGAAGTCGAGAAAATCGACATTTTTATTGATGTCCCTTATTTTTCCAACCGGAATAATGTGATCATAAAACTAAAACGGGGGCCGGACAAAAGATGGGAAAATGTAGAACAGGGCATGAAACTGTCCATTTCAAACCCGTCTTACGGGGATCATCTGTATACGATAAAGGTCCTTACCTCAGACAATGAAACTTATATTTACAAAAAAATACATATTGTTGTTACCCCTTATTTTTATCAGACCATCTGGTTTAAAATAGTAAGCCTGATACTGATAGCAATGATCATCATTTTCATCATCAGGATGAGAACAAGAATTTTAAAGAATAAGAATCTTGTGCTGGAAGATATCATAGAAGCACGGACCAAAAAACTTTCGGCCACCGTAGAAAGCCTGGAAAAAACCAAAAACCAGCTGAACAACGAGATTGAACAGCAGAAGAAGCTTATCGGCACCATTACTCACGATATTACCACGCCCATCAAATTTATTGCTTTTGCGGCCCAGGATATTCTGGAAAACGACCGGCACGATCAAGAAAAACTGCGCCGGATTCTTACCTCTATCTCGAAGTCTTCCAGCCAGCTCTATAATTTTACCCTCGCCCTGAAGGAATACGCGGATATTTACAATAATTACAGGAGCGATACCAAAGAACTTTACCGGCTGTACGATCTTATCCAGGAAAAAAAGAAGCTTTTCGATCCGATTGCCGGTAACAGCAATACCGTCATCTCGAATGAAGTGGATCCCAATATTTATTTGGATATTAATAAGAATACATTATCAGTGATTATCCATAACTTATTGGATAATGCCGTAAAATTCACACAGAAAGGCAGCATACGCATTGCATCTGAAATCACCGGTGATACGACCGTTATCATCATCAGAGACAACGGAATCGGCATGAGCCCGTCGCAGATTGAATATTACACTTCCCTTCACAAGAATATTGACGACGAAAAGCTGCTGCTTCAGAAGTACGGAATGGGTCTGCATCTTGTCTTGCAGCTTATCCATATATTGGACGGAAAAATCGAACTCGAGAACAATATCCCTTCCGGTACTGTTTTCAAAATAATATTAAAAACTTTGACAAATGAATAA
- a CDS encoding nuclear transport factor 2 family protein, which translates to MDHKEHYTAAIEDYIRAYNNFDVEGMCRNLSKAIVFENISGGEVGMYIEGIENFKQQADEATAYFSDRHQNIESWSFNNNTVTVEISYEGTLAIGLPNGMKKGDVLTLKGTSEFTFEDDKIVLLKDIS; encoded by the coding sequence ATGGATCATAAAGAACATTATACCGCTGCCATCGAAGATTACATCCGGGCATACAATAATTTTGATGTTGAAGGCATGTGCCGGAACTTAAGTAAAGCCATTGTATTTGAAAATATATCCGGCGGAGAAGTGGGAATGTACATTGAAGGAATTGAAAACTTTAAACAGCAGGCTGATGAGGCAACCGCTTATTTTTCAGACAGGCATCAAAACATTGAAAGCTGGAGTTTTAACAACAATACAGTAACTGTAGAAATCAGTTATGAAGGAACTTTAGCCATCGGTCTTCCTAACGGAATGAAGAAAGGAGATGTGCTTACATTAAAAGGAACTTCTGAATTTACTTTTGAGGATGATAAAATTGTTCTGCTGAAAGATATCAGCTGA
- a CDS encoding PAS domain S-box protein, giving the protein MTNFSHKHTSEKQRVAETEARFKALIEATSDIVYSLSPDWSEMRKLDGAGFLKDEEAPNVNWKTDYVHPEDIDRVNTAIEECIREKKIFQMEHRVLRKDGSPGWIASKAIPIFDSQGQVIEWFGTAQDITQRKEAEAALSEAKARSDQQKRLYETITSSTPDLLYVFDLDYRFTYANQALLNMWGRTWEESIGKGLLEIGYEPWHAEMHEREIDEIIRTKLPIRGDVSFPHATLGSRVYDYIFTPVFDENGEVEAIAGATRDVTDRKKWEESLKELNKELACTNRELAATLEEVAKVNDELIKAHEKIEEGQIAFRLAVEAANFGTWFIHSATREFITDARSKELFGYYEDEPFSIEQSLAQITDEYRPYVAEKLENAIYNDGDYDVTYPVIGFHDHRLRWLRAIGNLKADASGTFSAFTGIVMDITDQHLASAEIKRAEESLRMAVDAAGLGTFQISVEDRGFTCSPKFKEIFGFYPDEKMSSEAAFKQIHPDFRDLIAANIEKAFSKKARFDMEYLIIGYHDEKLRWVRAIGEIQQKEGKEYFTGVLHEITEKKLDEIRKNDFIGMVSHEMKTPLTSIKTYIQLMQAKFSKTDDTMLSKILEKADLQINKMTTMINGFLDISRLESGKIHINRQLFDLSELLKTAEEEAKATIDSHITVFSPIISVQVNADRDKIEQVIHNLISNAVKYSPAGSTIRISCTSDDNFAYVSVKDQGKGIKPEDIAHIFDRYYRVEGEEMQSISGFGIGLYLCSEIISHHHGSISVESKMGEGSDFVFSLPLKIED; this is encoded by the coding sequence ATGACCAATTTTTCTCACAAACATACCTCTGAAAAGCAGAGGGTAGCTGAAACGGAAGCCCGCTTCAAAGCCCTTATCGAAGCGACCTCGGACATCGTCTATTCGTTGAGTCCTGATTGGAGCGAGATGCGAAAACTTGACGGAGCAGGATTTTTGAAAGATGAAGAGGCGCCGAATGTCAATTGGAAAACCGATTATGTTCATCCTGAAGATATTGACCGTGTAAATACAGCCATCGAAGAATGTATCCGTGAAAAGAAAATATTCCAGATGGAGCACCGGGTGCTGCGGAAAGACGGTAGCCCGGGATGGATTGCCTCAAAAGCAATTCCTATTTTCGATAGTCAAGGCCAGGTTATTGAGTGGTTCGGGACGGCGCAGGACATTACCCAGCGTAAAGAAGCTGAGGCAGCATTATCGGAAGCCAAAGCCCGGTCCGACCAGCAGAAAAGGCTGTACGAAACAATTACTTCATCAACTCCGGATCTGCTGTATGTTTTTGATCTGGATTACCGTTTCACTTATGCCAATCAAGCCCTGCTGAATATGTGGGGCAGAACTTGGGAAGAATCGATAGGGAAAGGATTATTGGAAATTGGCTATGAGCCATGGCATGCAGAAATGCATGAGCGGGAAATTGATGAAATCATCAGAACGAAACTTCCGATACGCGGAGATGTATCTTTTCCCCATGCTACCCTGGGCAGCCGCGTTTATGACTATATTTTCACACCTGTTTTTGATGAAAATGGTGAAGTGGAAGCCATTGCCGGAGCTACCCGCGATGTAACCGACCGTAAAAAATGGGAAGAAAGCCTGAAGGAACTCAATAAAGAACTAGCCTGCACCAATCGGGAGCTTGCCGCGACCCTTGAAGAAGTTGCCAAGGTAAATGATGAACTCATCAAAGCTCACGAAAAAATCGAAGAAGGACAGATTGCTTTCCGGCTGGCGGTAGAGGCGGCAAATTTCGGTACGTGGTTTATCCATTCCGCGACCAGGGAATTTATTACGGATGCCCGCTCGAAAGAACTGTTCGGTTATTATGAAGACGAGCCGTTTTCCATTGAGCAGAGTCTGGCCCAGATCACCGATGAATACCGGCCTTATGTAGCAGAAAAACTTGAAAATGCTATTTACAACGACGGCGATTACGATGTTACTTATCCTGTAATTGGCTTCCATGATCACCGTCTTCGATGGCTGCGCGCGATCGGTAACCTTAAAGCAGATGCTTCGGGGACTTTTTCTGCTTTTACAGGAATTGTGATGGACATTACCGATCAGCATCTGGCCAGTGCAGAAATTAAACGTGCCGAAGAAAGCCTGAGAATGGCTGTGGATGCTGCGGGATTAGGAACATTTCAGATCAGTGTGGAAGACCGGGGATTTACCTGTTCACCAAAATTTAAGGAAATCTTTGGATTTTATCCGGATGAAAAGATGTCATCTGAAGCTGCCTTCAAGCAAATCCATCCGGATTTTCGGGATCTTATAGCCGCTAATATAGAAAAAGCTTTTTCGAAAAAAGCCCGATTTGATATGGAATATCTTATTATTGGCTATCATGATGAAAAACTGCGTTGGGTACGCGCCATCGGCGAAATACAGCAAAAGGAAGGCAAAGAATATTTTACGGGTGTTCTGCATGAAATCACTGAAAAAAAGCTGGATGAAATCCGCAAGAATGATTTTATCGGCATGGTAAGCCACGAGATGAAAACCCCGCTTACCTCCATCAAAACGTATATTCAGCTGATGCAGGCCAAGTTTTCAAAAACCGACGATACGATGCTCTCCAAAATACTGGAAAAAGCAGACCTTCAGATAAATAAAATGACCACCATGATCAACGGGTTCCTTGATATCTCCAGGCTTGAATCCGGAAAGATCCATATTAACCGTCAGCTGTTTGACCTTTCAGAATTGCTGAAAACGGCTGAAGAAGAAGCTAAAGCGACCATCGACAGCCATATTACCGTCTTTTCTCCCATTATATCCGTACAGGTAAATGCCGACCGGGATAAGATTGAGCAGGTGATTCATAATCTGATCAGCAATGCGGTTAAATACTCTCCCGCAGGCAGCACCATTCGGATCAGCTGTACTTCTGACGATAATTTTGCTTATGTAAGTGTTAAAGATCAGGGTAAGGGAATCAAACCGGAAGATATCGCCCATATTTTCGACCGCTATTATAGGGTTGAAGGTGAAGAAATGCAGTCGATTTCCGGCTTTGGGATTGGGCTGTATCTCTGTTCGGAAATCATCAGCCACCATCACGGATCCATTTCAGTAGAAAGTAAAATGGGTGAAGGCTCAGATTTTGTTTTTTCACTTCCGCTGAAAATAGAAGATTAG
- a CDS encoding YoaK family protein: MFRHKGKGRTFQHNLKLASLLSCVAGMVNSIGVFSVHTLTTNVTGHFAYFSEQFFLEDYAYAFTYLLYIFAFLSGAFVSGLVMELAAKRQSHTSYIIPIVIEVAILSMVGLSFFNGIRLTPVYSKFVSVSLLFAMGLQNALVTRVSMSVVRTTHLTGLFTDLGIELSQLLSNRTLPKPMLLKSIFLKLMIIGGFFTGGITGGWLYQYFKLQTLFLPVIILLFALWYDKMLFRYYHLKRKYRVKS; the protein is encoded by the coding sequence ATGTTCAGGCATAAGGGGAAAGGCAGGACCTTTCAGCATAACTTGAAGCTCGCTTCATTACTGTCATGTGTTGCCGGTATGGTCAATAGTATCGGTGTGTTTTCCGTGCATACGCTTACTACGAATGTAACCGGACATTTTGCTTATTTTTCCGAGCAGTTTTTTCTGGAAGATTACGCGTATGCTTTTACCTACCTGCTTTACATTTTTGCCTTTCTGTCGGGTGCTTTCGTGTCCGGTCTGGTTATGGAGCTGGCTGCAAAACGTCAGTCTCATACTTCTTATATAATTCCGATCGTTATTGAAGTGGCTATCCTTTCAATGGTCGGTTTGTCTTTCTTCAACGGGATCCGGCTGACGCCTGTTTACTCCAAATTCGTTTCCGTTTCACTGCTTTTTGCGATGGGCCTTCAGAATGCGCTGGTCACAAGGGTTTCGATGTCGGTGGTAAGAACCACACATCTTACCGGATTATTTACGGATCTCGGAATCGAGCTTTCCCAATTGCTAAGCAACAGGACATTACCGAAACCGATGCTGCTCAAAAGCATCTTTTTAAAGCTGATGATCATTGGCGGATTTTTTACCGGAGGAATTACCGGGGGCTGGCTGTATCAGTATTTTAAACTGCAAACGCTTTTCCTGCCGGTAATCATCCTATTGTTTGCCTTATGGTACGACAAAATGCTGTTCAGATACTATCATTTAAAAAGAAAATACCGCGTTAAAAGCTGA
- a CDS encoding type 1 glutamine amidotransferase domain-containing protein yields MKVLFVVTSHDELGNTGKKTGFWVEEFAAPYYSLKDAGFDIVVATPKGGQAPIDPKSEDPDAQTPATERYYQDQEVQQVIADTHKLSEQKAEDFDAVFYPGGHGPLWDLAEDSDSQKLILDFYNSNKPVAAVCHAPGVFKNINLENGEPLVKGKKVTGFSNTEEEAVQLIDVVPFLVEDELKNAGGDYSKTEDWGVHVVQDGLLITGQNPASSENAAEKLIAALKK; encoded by the coding sequence ATGAAAGTACTATTTGTAGTTACCTCACACGATGAACTTGGAAACACTGGTAAAAAAACAGGATTTTGGGTGGAAGAATTCGCGGCACCTTATTATTCCCTGAAAGATGCGGGATTTGATATTGTGGTGGCCACCCCGAAAGGCGGACAGGCACCGATAGACCCGAAAAGTGAAGATCCCGATGCGCAGACGCCTGCCACGGAGCGGTATTATCAGGATCAGGAAGTACAGCAGGTGATTGCTGATACCCATAAATTAAGTGAACAGAAAGCGGAAGATTTCGATGCCGTATTTTATCCGGGAGGGCACGGGCCTTTATGGGATCTGGCCGAAGACAGCGATTCCCAGAAACTAATCCTTGATTTCTACAACAGCAACAAGCCTGTAGCAGCCGTATGCCATGCGCCGGGAGTGTTTAAAAACATTAATCTGGAAAACGGCGAACCGCTGGTAAAAGGAAAAAAGGTCACCGGCTTTTCGAATACGGAAGAAGAGGCGGTTCAGCTTATCGATGTAGTGCCCTTCCTGGTAGAAGATGAACTGAAAAACGCGGGTGGCGATTATTCTAAAACAGAGGACTGGGGCGTGCACGTCGTTCAGGACGGCCTGTTGATTACCGGCCAGAATCCCGCTTCTTCCGAAAATGCAGCCGAAAAACTCATCGCCGCTTTAAAGAAATAA
- a CDS encoding response regulator transcription factor, which produces MNKRILIADDHDIVLTGTSLILESKIKDILIDTAENYLEVLEKMGCQHYDLIILDINMPESKNKKMISEIKQICQETKILIFSVHDESVALQYIQEGADGYLNKLSKVEEIAEAVKKILHEGHYYPVQITQYLLKTSTAVPQTNPLEKLSEREYQIFNLMVKGEGSLEISNILHIQMPTISTYKKRIYKKLGTSNIVDLIKIYENFSAEKI; this is translated from the coding sequence ATGAATAAAAGAATTCTTATTGCAGATGATCATGATATCGTGTTAACCGGTACTAGCCTGATCCTGGAGTCGAAGATCAAAGATATCCTTATTGATACAGCGGAAAACTATCTCGAAGTGCTCGAAAAAATGGGTTGTCAGCATTATGACCTAATCATTCTGGATATCAACATGCCGGAAAGCAAAAACAAAAAAATGATCTCGGAGATCAAGCAGATCTGTCAGGAGACTAAAATCTTAATTTTTTCCGTTCATGACGAATCGGTGGCCCTGCAGTATATTCAGGAAGGAGCAGACGGCTACCTGAACAAACTCAGCAAGGTGGAAGAGATTGCCGAAGCCGTAAAAAAAATTCTTCACGAAGGCCATTATTATCCGGTACAAATTACCCAATATCTTCTGAAAACCTCCACCGCTGTACCCCAGACCAATCCTTTGGAAAAGTTATCGGAAAGGGAATATCAGATCTTTAACCTGATGGTAAAAGGTGAAGGCAGCCTGGAAATATCCAATATTCTCCATATCCAGATGCCGACCATCAGCACTTATAAAAAAAGGATTTACAAAAAGCTTGGGACCAGCAATATCGTAGACCTCATTAAAATATACGAGAATTTTTCCGCTGAAAAAATATAA
- a CDS encoding GNAT family N-acetyltransferase, translated as MEQTVIRKAEKSDNGALAKLIRDTFTEFDAPKEGTVYSDPTTFDLYSLFTCENSVLWVGEIDGVVSGCCGIYPTEGLPEGCAELAKFYLRPEARGKGLGKSLMMKSIASAKEMGYDNVYLESLPEFSKAVKMYENSGFRLLEKPLGNSGHDSCTLWMIRGLEDIEI; from the coding sequence ATGGAGCAGACAGTTATCAGAAAAGCGGAAAAATCGGACAACGGAGCACTTGCAAAGCTTATCAGAGATACTTTTACGGAATTTGATGCCCCGAAGGAAGGGACGGTTTATTCCGATCCTACGACTTTCGATCTCTATTCATTGTTCACATGCGAAAATTCGGTGCTTTGGGTGGGAGAAATCGACGGTGTAGTTTCCGGATGCTGTGGAATTTATCCTACGGAAGGACTGCCGGAAGGATGTGCAGAACTGGCAAAATTTTATCTTCGCCCTGAGGCAAGAGGAAAGGGCCTTGGGAAAAGCCTGATGATGAAAAGCATTGCCAGTGCCAAGGAGATGGGCTATGATAACGTGTATCTCGAAAGTTTACCGGAGTTTTCAAAAGCGGTAAAAATGTATGAAAATTCAGGGTTCAGATTGCTGGAAAAGCCATTGGGAAATTCGGGCCACGATTCCTGTACCCTCTGGATGATCCGCGGTCTGGAGGATATCGAAATATAG
- a CDS encoding MarC family protein: MLVQFHSFLHLLFIGIIALFPVVNPIGSALIINPYLSRLSEGDKRNAVRKITLYAFFICIVSLFAGHWILELFGISIPVIQVAGGILICKMGWTSLSSDQQENSDKKITEEENTNRSDISDQLFYPLTFPITTGAGTISVLFTLSAHSADKNWENYLINTSAIILAILFMCALVFFFYSHTKKIIEKLGANGQNIANRIFAFLIFCVGLEIAITGAKTIFHSF, translated from the coding sequence ATGCTGGTACAGTTTCATTCTTTTTTACATCTGCTGTTTATAGGAATTATTGCACTCTTTCCGGTGGTAAATCCTATCGGTTCCGCACTGATCATCAATCCGTATCTTTCCAGGCTTTCGGAAGGCGATAAAAGAAATGCGGTAAGAAAAATTACATTGTATGCCTTTTTTATCTGTATTGTTTCATTATTTGCAGGACACTGGATTCTCGAACTGTTCGGAATTTCTATTCCAGTCATTCAGGTTGCAGGTGGAATCCTGATCTGTAAGATGGGATGGACTTCCCTTTCTTCCGACCAGCAGGAAAACAGCGACAAGAAAATAACCGAAGAAGAAAATACCAACAGATCGGATATTTCGGACCAGCTTTTTTATCCGCTTACCTTCCCGATTACTACCGGGGCCGGAACCATCTCCGTATTATTTACGCTGAGTGCCCACAGTGCAGACAAAAACTGGGAAAATTACCTTATCAATACATCCGCCATCATTCTGGCCATCCTGTTTATGTGCGCTCTGGTCTTCTTTTTCTACAGTCATACCAAGAAGATCATCGAAAAACTGGGTGCAAACGGGCAGAATATTGCCAACAGGATTTTCGCCTTCCTTATTTTCTGTGTCGGACTGGAAATTGCGATCACCGGAGCAAAAACTATTTTTCATTCATTCTAA